One segment of Pseudomonas sp. FP2196 DNA contains the following:
- a CDS encoding amino acid ABC transporter permease, with protein sequence MTSFPTPPQPPQPVAESRLRRLFGFRTRLYLTWAVMFCLFAGFFLSFDLKFSIILDKLPNLVGLKLAPNGFLQGAALTLFLCVCSIVTSSLLGFVTALARLSKSAVAFGIASFYASFFRGTPLLIQILLIYLGLPQLGIVPGAIVAGIIALSLNYGAYLSEIFRAGILGVPYGQREASLALGMRESVIFWRITLPQAMRTIIPPTTNQFISMLKDSSLISVMGVWEVMFLAQSYGRSSYRYIEMLTTAAIIYWVMSIGLELIQARMERHYGKAYERRT encoded by the coding sequence ATGACTTCTTTCCCGACTCCACCCCAGCCACCGCAACCGGTGGCTGAATCACGTCTGCGCCGGCTCTTCGGATTTCGTACGCGGCTGTACCTGACCTGGGCGGTGATGTTCTGCCTGTTCGCCGGGTTCTTCCTGAGCTTCGACCTGAAGTTCTCGATCATCCTCGACAAGCTGCCCAACCTGGTCGGCCTCAAGCTGGCACCCAACGGCTTCTTGCAAGGTGCGGCGCTGACGTTGTTTCTGTGCGTATGCTCGATCGTCACGTCGTCATTGCTGGGCTTCGTGACGGCTTTGGCGCGACTGTCGAAAAGCGCTGTGGCCTTCGGTATCGCCAGTTTCTACGCCTCGTTCTTTCGCGGCACGCCACTGCTGATCCAGATCCTGCTGATCTACCTCGGCTTGCCGCAATTGGGCATCGTGCCCGGCGCTATCGTTGCCGGGATCATCGCCTTGTCGTTGAACTACGGCGCCTATCTCAGCGAGATTTTCCGCGCCGGCATCCTCGGCGTTCCTTACGGCCAACGCGAAGCGTCGCTGGCGCTGGGCATGCGCGAGAGCGTGATTTTCTGGCGCATCACCCTGCCCCAGGCGATGCGCACGATCATCCCGCCGACCACCAACCAATTCATTTCGATGCTCAAAGACTCGTCGCTGATCTCGGTGATGGGCGTTTGGGAAGTGATGTTTCTGGCGCAGTCGTATGGCCGCTCAAGCTATCGCTACATTGAAATGCTCACGACCGCGGCGATCATTTACTGGGTGATGTCGATCGGGCTGGAGCTGATTCAGGCGCGCATGGAGCGGCATTACGGCAAGGCATACGAGCGCCGGACTTAA
- a CDS encoding autotransporter domain-containing protein, which translates to MPFPPQRLSLAIALLIATTAAHGKTVQIDTATTASQTLGGSDTLTISAPGSITNSGKAVSLKDGTSGAGVVIDNAGKIISSGGRAIDSSGDLTQARNYALYNRSGGQILGANDALRIDSNFVSGSLLIDNSGIIRSTTGQGLDLDALRSDGVKTTIINRTGALIRGNASDGMKTGANATITNYGEISTGDSHNADQKYDGIDIDTATGVSITNYGVISGGRHGITTDLGATLVNYGQITGRNGSGFGSDGDGTVINHGTITGAYSGLQANGDGDGVDIDKIAHIENYGTLQGVGAGGVDKGGFANGSEGIALGGGYILNANGAMISGATSAILVDDGSGGSGLAATTLENFGTIQGLDGFGVKFVGEFADNVVNGGTLSGSNGLALDMGAGNDSLTLRNGSRFVGAVDGGSGYDRVVMDDAAGGSFGESRHFEWLEVKQGAWTLTGTGDFSDGGAVRNGATLINQGGLAGDLTVDAGGVYAGGGSVGSLNVNGTLRTDTSLGRATIVHDLNLSSAATLAYGVNADGSSAPVQVGGTANLNGATLAVSPGSGTYPWQSHYTVLQAAQVNGTFGKVTSDYAFLTPTLAYTPTQIDLTYTRNDVAFNDFAATGNGSNAATSLVSMGKNNALYNALLNTTQSTAGAAIEQLAGASNANLTSATLSASSQVGSSMLSAMQQIGGSPGLMVGLDQRDTPVLAANGVPSAACNLNDPNARGRLWLQGIGGYGKLDGEHGSSGLEQRTKGSVLGADWSLNPQWRLGVLGGYSKTDLDATGVDGNVESWHAGVYALHQNGPISLRLGAAYSGHQGESKRTIAFNGFSDRPKGDYDADSQQAFAELGYAMGSGRLSAEPFASLGYQRYHRDSYREKGGAAALQVDSQTQDNFSSTFGLRLAHLSSLDNGMSVTPRMAAGWKHTYGDVSSSTRQAFVVGGTAFNVDGSSLDRDSLVLEAGLDVGISARHTLGVGYSGEIGSNSRNHGLIGQWQMSF; encoded by the coding sequence ATGCCCTTCCCGCCTCAGCGCCTGTCCCTCGCCATCGCCCTGTTGATCGCCACCACGGCCGCCCACGGCAAAACCGTGCAGATCGACACCGCCACCACCGCTTCGCAAACGCTGGGCGGCAGCGATACGCTGACGATTTCGGCGCCGGGCAGCATCACCAACAGTGGCAAGGCCGTCAGCCTGAAGGACGGCACCAGCGGCGCCGGTGTGGTGATCGATAACGCCGGCAAGATCATTTCCAGCGGTGGCCGAGCCATCGACAGCAGTGGCGACCTGACCCAGGCGCGCAACTACGCCCTCTACAACCGCAGCGGTGGGCAGATTCTCGGCGCCAACGATGCCTTGCGCATCGACAGCAACTTCGTCAGTGGCAGTCTGTTGATCGACAACAGCGGCATCATCCGTTCGACCACCGGCCAAGGGCTGGATCTGGATGCACTGCGCAGCGACGGGGTGAAAACCACGATCATCAACCGCACAGGCGCACTGATTCGCGGCAACGCCAGCGACGGCATGAAGACCGGCGCCAACGCGACGATTACCAACTACGGCGAGATTTCCACGGGAGACTCGCATAACGCCGACCAGAAGTACGACGGTATCGACATCGATACGGCGACGGGCGTTTCGATCACCAACTACGGCGTCATTTCCGGCGGTCGTCACGGCATCACCACCGACCTCGGCGCGACGCTGGTCAACTACGGGCAAATCACCGGGCGCAACGGCTCGGGCTTCGGTTCCGATGGCGATGGCACGGTGATCAACCACGGCACCATCACCGGCGCCTACTCAGGGTTGCAAGCCAACGGCGATGGCGACGGCGTGGACATCGACAAGATCGCCCACATCGAAAACTACGGCACCCTTCAAGGCGTCGGCGCGGGCGGCGTGGACAAGGGTGGTTTCGCCAACGGCAGCGAAGGCATCGCCCTTGGCGGCGGCTACATTCTCAACGCCAACGGCGCGATGATCAGCGGCGCCACCAGCGCGATTCTGGTCGATGACGGCAGCGGCGGTTCGGGGCTGGCGGCGACCACGCTGGAGAACTTCGGCACCATCCAGGGGCTCGACGGTTTTGGCGTGAAGTTCGTCGGCGAGTTCGCTGACAACGTCGTCAACGGCGGCACCCTCAGCGGCAGCAATGGCCTGGCGCTGGACATGGGCGCTGGCAACGACAGCCTGACCCTGCGCAACGGCAGCCGCTTCGTCGGTGCCGTCGATGGCGGCAGCGGTTATGACCGGGTGGTGATGGACGACGCGGCGGGTGGCAGCTTCGGCGAGAGCCGCCACTTCGAGTGGCTGGAGGTCAAGCAAGGCGCATGGACGCTGACCGGCACTGGCGATTTCAGTGATGGCGGCGCAGTGCGCAACGGCGCGACGCTGATCAACCAGGGTGGTCTCGCCGGCGACCTCACCGTGGATGCCGGTGGTGTGTATGCCGGGGGCGGTTCGGTGGGCAGCCTCAATGTCAACGGCACCTTGCGCACTGACACCAGCCTCGGCCGCGCGACGATTGTTCATGACCTGAACCTGAGCAGCGCCGCCACCCTTGCCTACGGCGTCAATGCCGATGGCAGCAGCGCGCCAGTGCAAGTCGGCGGCACCGCGAATCTGAACGGCGCGACCCTGGCGGTGAGTCCCGGTAGCGGCACCTATCCATGGCAGAGCCATTACACCGTGCTGCAAGCCGCGCAGGTCAACGGCACCTTCGGCAAGGTCACCAGCGACTACGCATTCCTCACGCCGACGCTGGCCTACACGCCGACGCAAATCGACCTGACGTACACCCGCAACGACGTGGCTTTCAATGATTTCGCCGCCACGGGCAACGGCAGCAACGCCGCCACCAGCCTGGTCTCAATGGGCAAGAACAACGCGCTGTACAACGCCTTGCTCAACACCACCCAAAGCACGGCCGGCGCGGCGATCGAGCAACTGGCCGGCGCCAGCAACGCCAACCTGACCAGCGCCACCCTCAGTGCCAGCAGCCAGGTCGGTAGCAGCATGCTCTCGGCGATGCAGCAAATCGGTGGCAGCCCGGGACTGATGGTCGGCCTCGATCAGCGCGACACACCGGTGTTGGCGGCGAACGGCGTGCCATCCGCAGCGTGCAACCTGAATGATCCAAACGCTCGCGGCCGCCTCTGGCTGCAAGGTATCGGCGGCTACGGCAAGCTCGACGGCGAACACGGCAGCAGCGGTCTGGAACAACGCACCAAAGGCAGCGTACTCGGTGCCGACTGGTCGCTGAACCCGCAGTGGCGACTGGGCGTGCTTGGCGGATATTCGAAAACCGATCTGGACGCCACTGGCGTCGATGGCAATGTCGAGAGCTGGCATGCCGGCGTCTATGCCCTGCATCAAAACGGCCCGATCTCTCTGCGCCTTGGCGCGGCGTACAGCGGCCATCAAGGTGAAAGCAAACGCACTATCGCTTTCAACGGTTTCAGTGATCGCCCCAAAGGCGACTACGACGCTGACAGCCAGCAAGCTTTCGCCGAACTCGGTTACGCCATGGGCAGCGGCCGCCTCAGCGCCGAACCGTTCGCCAGCCTCGGCTACCAGCGCTACCACCGCGACAGCTACCGGGAAAAGGGTGGCGCCGCGGCGCTGCAAGTCGACAGCCAGACGCAGGACAACTTCAGCAGCACCTTCGGCCTGCGCCTGGCGCACCTGAGCAGCCTGGACAACGGCATGAGCGTGACACCGCGCATGGCCGCCGGCTGGAAGCACACCTATGGGGATGTCAGCAGCTCGACACGGCAGGCCTTCGTGGTCGGCGGTACGGCGTTCAATGTGGACGGCAGTTCGCTGGATCGTGACAGCCTGGTGTTGGAGGCCGGGCTGGACGTGGGGATTTCGGCGCGACACACGCTGGGTGTTGGATACAGCGGTGAGATCGGCAGCAACAGTCGCAATCATGGGTTGATTGGGCAGTGGCAGATGAGTTTTTGA
- a CDS encoding autotransporter domain-containing protein, which yields MTDHYTFRPHHLALAIALAMGWTEASFAQEPDIQAIENAAEEKPKKPRKRTPKAPVDSRSLSTLDDGINQRPGRQSTQPPDQVPPTELLSDTSPDTSGGLAPGRDATVEPLASSPNARALELSLEETPSPLDTPQQPESSDQPANAISPAAPSNSAVSALLDTDEQKAGMALEQLAAGSNANLAKATLSAVTPVSSSMLSAMRQLNDRSGNGVGNAPRQAAGSADSGRVWIQALGHGGKVDHEFNSNLKHATQGLVMGADWRLDEQWHVGLLGGKSQTKLDARQYDGNLDSWHLGAYAVRQDGPLALRLGATYASHDGSSKRRVAFKGFSDRLKGDYDANTQQAFAELGFNLGRNNVTLEPFASLGYQRYQRDSYSEKGGDAALKVFGQTRDNLSSTFGLRAAKISRLDNGMSLTPRFAAGWKHTFGELDSDTRQQLVKGGKRFEVAGAALDRNSLGIDAGLDLGLSANHTLGVGVTTEYGKESRNHGVMGQWRMAF from the coding sequence ATGACCGATCACTACACATTCCGCCCCCACCACCTGGCATTAGCGATTGCGCTGGCAATGGGATGGACGGAGGCTTCATTCGCACAAGAGCCGGACATCCAGGCCATCGAAAATGCTGCTGAAGAAAAACCCAAAAAACCAAGGAAACGAACGCCCAAGGCGCCAGTTGATTCCCGCAGCCTGTCCACCCTTGATGACGGAATTAATCAGAGACCTGGGCGGCAATCCACTCAACCGCCGGATCAGGTGCCACCCACGGAGTTGCTGAGTGATACCTCTCCCGACACCAGTGGTGGGCTGGCGCCCGGCAGGGACGCGACGGTCGAGCCTTTGGCATCCAGCCCCAATGCTCGGGCGCTCGAACTCAGCCTTGAAGAAACGCCCTCTCCACTCGACACACCCCAACAACCTGAATCATCCGACCAGCCGGCGAACGCTATTAGCCCTGCCGCACCGTCGAATAGCGCTGTCTCGGCCCTGCTCGACACCGACGAACAAAAGGCCGGTATGGCCCTCGAACAACTCGCCGCCGGCAGCAACGCCAACCTCGCCAAAGCCACATTGAGCGCCGTCACGCCCGTGAGCTCAAGCATGCTTTCCGCCATGCGCCAACTCAATGACCGCTCCGGCAACGGCGTCGGCAACGCCCCTCGGCAGGCTGCCGGCAGCGCAGACTCTGGTCGAGTGTGGATTCAGGCCCTCGGCCATGGCGGCAAGGTCGATCACGAATTCAACAGCAACTTGAAACACGCCACCCAAGGTCTGGTCATGGGCGCTGACTGGCGGCTCGATGAGCAATGGCATGTCGGTCTGCTGGGTGGCAAATCCCAGACCAAACTCGACGCCCGCCAGTACGATGGCAACCTCGACAGTTGGCACCTCGGCGCCTATGCCGTGCGCCAGGACGGCCCGTTGGCCCTGCGCCTCGGGGCGACCTACGCCAGCCATGACGGCAGCAGCAAACGTCGAGTGGCGTTCAAGGGATTCAGCGACCGGCTCAAAGGGGACTACGACGCCAACACCCAGCAAGCTTTTGCCGAACTGGGCTTCAATCTGGGCCGTAACAACGTCACGCTCGAACCGTTCGCCAGTCTCGGCTATCAGCGTTATCAACGTGACAGCTACAGCGAAAAAGGCGGCGATGCGGCGCTGAAGGTGTTCGGGCAAACCCGCGACAACCTCAGCAGCACCTTCGGCCTGCGTGCAGCAAAAATCAGCCGACTGGACAACGGCATGAGCCTGACGCCGCGATTCGCCGCCGGCTGGAAACACACATTCGGCGAGCTCGACAGCGATACTCGCCAGCAACTGGTCAAGGGTGGCAAGCGCTTCGAAGTGGCCGGTGCCGCGCTGGATCGCAACAGTCTGGGCATCGACGCCGGCCTCGACCTTGGTCTGTCGGCCAATCACACACTGGGGGTGGGCGTCACCACAGAGTACGGCAAAGAAAGCCGCAACCATGGTGTGATGGGCCAGTGGCGAATGGCGTTCTGA
- the oadA gene encoding sodium-extruding oxaloacetate decarboxylase subunit alpha has product MSKKIFVTDTILRDAHQSLLATRMRTEDMLPICDKLDKVGYWSLECWGGATFDACVRFLKEDPWERLRQLRAALPNTRLQMLLRGQNLLGYRHYSDDVVKAFVAKAAVNGIDVFRIFDAMNDVRNLRVAIEAVKAAGKHAQGTIAYTTSPVHTIDAFVTQAKQMEAMGCDSVAIKDMAGLLTPYATGELVRALKAEQSLPVFIHSHDTAGLATMCQLKAIENGADHIDTAISSFASGTSHPGTESMVAALKGTEYDTGLNLELLQEIGLYFYAVRKKYHQFESEFTAVDTRVQVNQVPGGMISNLANQLKEQGALNRMAEVLAEIPRVREDLGFPPLVTPTSQIVGTQAFFNVLAGERYKTITNEVKLYLQGGYGKAPGVVDEKLRRQAIGSEEVIDVRPADLLKPEMTKLRADIGALAKSEEDVLTFAMFPDIGRKFLEERAAGTLTPEVLLPIPEAGSIASAGGEGVPTEFVIDVHGETYRVDITGVGVKAEGKRHFYLSIDGMPEEVVFEPLNEFVSGGSSKRKQASAPGHVSTTMPGNIVDVLVKEGDTVKAGQAVLITEAMKMETEVQAAIAGKVTAIHVAKGDRVNPGEILIEIEG; this is encoded by the coding sequence ATGAGCAAAAAGATCTTCGTAACCGACACCATCCTGCGCGACGCCCACCAATCGCTGCTCGCCACCCGCATGCGCACCGAAGACATGCTGCCGATCTGCGACAAGCTCGACAAAGTCGGCTACTGGTCGCTGGAATGCTGGGGCGGCGCGACCTTCGACGCCTGTGTACGTTTTCTCAAGGAAGACCCGTGGGAACGTCTGCGCCAACTGCGCGCCGCGCTGCCTAACACGCGTCTGCAAATGCTCCTGCGTGGCCAGAACCTGCTGGGCTACCGCCACTACAGCGACGACGTGGTCAAAGCCTTCGTCGCCAAGGCAGCGGTCAACGGCATCGACGTGTTCCGCATTTTCGACGCGATGAACGACGTGCGTAACCTGCGCGTGGCCATCGAAGCGGTTAAAGCGGCAGGCAAACACGCCCAGGGCACCATCGCGTACACCACCAGCCCGGTGCACACCATCGACGCCTTCGTGACCCAGGCCAAACAAATGGAAGCCATGGGTTGTGATTCGGTGGCGATCAAGGACATGGCCGGTCTGCTGACCCCGTACGCCACTGGCGAACTGGTCCGCGCGCTGAAAGCCGAGCAATCGCTGCCGGTGTTCATCCACTCCCACGACACCGCCGGTCTGGCGACCATGTGTCAGCTCAAGGCCATCGAAAACGGCGCCGATCACATCGACACCGCGATCTCCAGCTTCGCCTCGGGCACCAGCCACCCGGGCACCGAGTCGATGGTCGCTGCCCTTAAAGGCACCGAATACGACACCGGTCTGAACCTGGAGCTGCTGCAAGAAATCGGCCTGTACTTCTACGCCGTGCGCAAGAAGTACCACCAGTTTGAAAGCGAATTCACCGCCGTCGATACCCGTGTGCAAGTCAACCAAGTGCCGGGCGGGATGATCTCCAACCTCGCCAACCAGTTGAAAGAGCAGGGTGCATTGAACCGCATGGCCGAAGTGCTGGCGGAAATCCCGCGTGTACGGGAAGACCTCGGTTTCCCGCCGCTCGTGACGCCGACCTCGCAGATCGTTGGCACCCAGGCGTTCTTCAACGTGCTGGCCGGCGAGCGCTACAAGACCATCACCAACGAAGTGAAGCTCTACCTGCAAGGTGGTTACGGCAAGGCGCCGGGCGTGGTCGACGAGAAGCTGCGTCGTCAGGCCATCGGCAGCGAAGAAGTCATCGACGTGCGCCCGGCCGATCTGCTCAAGCCGGAAATGACCAAGTTGCGTGCCGACATTGGTGCTCTGGCCAAGTCCGAAGAAGACGTGCTGACCTTCGCCATGTTCCCGGACATCGGCCGCAAGTTCCTCGAAGAGCGTGCCGCCGGCACCCTGACTCCGGAAGTGCTGCTGCCGATTCCAGAGGCGGGTAGCATCGCGTCGGCGGGCGGCGAGGGTGTGCCAACCGAGTTCGTCATCGACGTCCACGGCGAAACCTATCGTGTCGATATCACCGGTGTGGGCGTGAAGGCTGAAGGCAAGCGTCACTTCTACCTGTCCATCGACGGCATGCCGGAAGAAGTGGTGTTCGAACCGCTCAACGAATTCGTCAGCGGTGGCAGCAGCAAGCGCAAGCAGGCCTCTGCACCGGGCCACGTCAGCACCACCATGCCGGGCAACATCGTCGATGTGCTGGTCAAGGAAGGCGACACCGTCAAGGCTGGCCAGGCTGTGCTGATCACTGAAGCCATGAAGATGGAAACTGAAGTGCAGGCGGCCATCGCCGGCAAGGTCACCGCCATTCATGTCGCCAAGGGCGACCGGGTGAATCCGGGCGAAATCCTGATCGAGATCGAAGGCTGA
- a CDS encoding acetyl-CoA carboxylase biotin carboxylase subunit — protein sequence MITKILIANRGEIAVRIVRACAEMGIRSVAIFSDADRHALHVKRADEAHSIGAEPLAGYLNPRKLVNLAVETGCDALHPGYGFLSENAELADICAERGIKFIGPSAEVIRRMGDKTEARRSMIKAGVPVTPGTEGNVADIEEALAEGDRIGYPVMLKATSGGGGRGIRRCNSREELEQNFPRVISEATKAFGSAEVFLEKCIVNPKHIEAQILGDSFGNVVHLFERDCSIQRRNQKLIEIAPSPQLTPEQRAYIGDLSVRAAKAVGYENAGTVEFLLAEGEVYFMEMNTRVQVEHTITEEITGIDIVREQIRIASGLPLSVKQEDIQHRGFALQFRINAEDPKNNFLPSFGKITRYYAPGGPGVRTDTAIYTGYTIPPFYDSMCLKLVVWALTWEEAMDRGLRALDDMRLQGVKTTAAYYQEILRNPEFRSGQFNTSFVESHPELTNYSIKRKPEELALAIAAAIAAHAGL from the coding sequence GTGATAACAAAGATCCTGATCGCCAACCGTGGTGAGATTGCCGTACGAATCGTGCGAGCCTGCGCCGAGATGGGCATTCGCTCGGTTGCGATTTTTTCCGACGCCGACCGCCATGCGTTGCATGTGAAGCGTGCGGACGAGGCCCACAGCATCGGTGCCGAGCCACTGGCCGGTTACCTCAACCCGCGCAAGCTGGTGAACCTGGCCGTGGAAACGGGCTGTGATGCACTGCACCCCGGTTACGGTTTTCTCTCGGAAAACGCCGAACTGGCCGACATCTGCGCCGAACGCGGAATCAAATTCATTGGCCCGTCGGCAGAAGTCATTCGCCGCATGGGCGACAAGACCGAAGCACGCCGCAGCATGATCAAGGCCGGCGTGCCGGTCACGCCGGGCACTGAAGGCAACGTCGCGGATATCGAAGAGGCGTTGGCTGAAGGTGACCGCATTGGTTACCCGGTGATGCTCAAGGCCACTTCCGGTGGTGGCGGTCGCGGTATCCGTCGCTGCAACAGCCGCGAAGAACTCGAACAGAATTTCCCTCGCGTCATCTCTGAGGCCACCAAGGCCTTCGGTTCGGCGGAAGTGTTCCTGGAAAAATGCATCGTCAATCCCAAGCACATCGAAGCGCAGATCCTCGGCGACAGTTTCGGCAACGTCGTGCACCTGTTCGAGCGTGACTGCTCGATCCAGCGGCGCAACCAGAAACTGATCGAAATCGCGCCCAGCCCGCAACTGACCCCGGAACAGCGCGCCTACATCGGCGATCTGTCGGTGCGTGCGGCCAAGGCTGTGGGTTACGAGAACGCCGGCACCGTGGAGTTCCTGCTCGCCGAGGGCGAGGTGTACTTCATGGAGATGAACACCCGGGTGCAGGTGGAACACACCATCACCGAAGAAATCACCGGGATCGACATCGTCCGCGAACAGATCCGCATCGCCTCCGGCCTGCCGCTGTCGGTGAAACAGGAAGACATCCAGCACCGTGGTTTCGCGTTGCAGTTTCGCATCAACGCCGAAGACCCGAAAAACAACTTCTTGCCGAGCTTCGGCAAGATTACCCGTTACTACGCCCCCGGTGGCCCGGGCGTGCGAACTGACACGGCGATCTACACCGGTTACACCATCCCGCCGTTCTACGACTCGATGTGCCTGAAACTGGTGGTCTGGGCGCTGACCTGGGAAGAGGCCATGGATCGTGGCCTGCGCGCCCTCGACGACATGCGTCTGCAAGGCGTGAAGACCACCGCCGCTTACTACCAGGAAATCCTGCGCAACCCGGAATTCCGTAGCGGCCAGTTCAATACCAGCTTCGTTGAAAGCCACCCTGAACTGACCAACTACTCGATCAAGCGCAAACCCGAAGAGCTGGCCCTGGCCATCGCTGCCGCCATCGCCGCCCACGCAGGCCTGTGA
- a CDS encoding LysR family transcriptional regulator: MRKSLMRMTLRQLQIFNEVCDLRSYSRAADEMSLTQPAVSLQIRQLEELIGQPLFDYVGKKLYMTEAAEALQRASRDIFGRLENLDMQLSDMQGSLQGQLKLAVESSAKYFVPHLFAAFKRQHPEVNLQLTVVNRGQVIRRLSDNRDDLVIMSMVPQDMGLEFLPFLNNPIVATARPDHPLAHMGPLRLQDLEPYTLLIREPGSGTRLACEEYFKEKRVHFTQTQEVASAEAQRECVVAGLGLALLTRHALNLELATGGLVELPVEELPLFRSWCLVQAKAKRLSPVAHAFLAFIRSERVQISALVERFDGKLPVLPASD, encoded by the coding sequence ATGCGTAAGTCCTTGATGCGTATGACATTGCGTCAGTTGCAGATTTTCAACGAAGTCTGCGACTTACGTTCTTACAGCCGCGCAGCCGATGAAATGTCTCTCACACAACCGGCCGTCAGCCTACAGATTCGTCAGTTGGAAGAGCTGATCGGGCAGCCATTGTTCGACTATGTCGGCAAAAAACTCTACATGACCGAAGCTGCCGAGGCACTTCAACGGGCCAGTCGAGACATTTTCGGGCGCTTGGAAAACCTCGATATGCAGCTGTCGGACATGCAGGGTTCTTTGCAGGGTCAGCTGAAACTGGCGGTGGAATCGAGCGCCAAGTACTTCGTGCCGCACCTGTTCGCCGCGTTCAAGCGCCAACATCCGGAAGTGAATCTGCAATTGACCGTGGTCAACCGCGGCCAGGTAATCCGGCGTCTCTCGGACAACCGCGACGATCTGGTGATCATGTCGATGGTGCCGCAGGACATGGGTCTGGAATTTCTGCCGTTCTTGAACAACCCTATCGTGGCCACGGCGCGCCCGGATCATCCGCTGGCACACATGGGGCCGCTGCGCTTGCAGGATCTTGAACCGTACACGTTGCTGATCCGCGAACCCGGTTCAGGCACGCGACTGGCCTGCGAGGAATACTTCAAAGAGAAACGCGTGCACTTCACCCAGACCCAGGAAGTGGCCTCGGCCGAAGCTCAGCGTGAATGCGTGGTGGCGGGTCTGGGCCTGGCGCTGTTGACGCGCCACGCCCTGAACCTGGAGCTGGCGACCGGCGGCCTGGTCGAGTTGCCGGTCGAGGAGTTGCCGCTGTTCCGTAGCTGGTGCCTGGTGCAAGCCAAGGCCAAACGGCTGTCACCGGTGGCGCACGCCTTCCTGGCGTTTATCCGTAGCGAACGGGTACAGATCAGCGCGCTGGTTGAGCGCTTCGACGGGAAGCTGCCGGTGCTGCCTGCCAGTGATTGA
- a CDS encoding PA3496 family putative envelope integrity protein, translated as MAQPYEERNSAAKTRRQQEDQRRMEFRRAIEDRFELRQLQAEIGDFPEINHWQAAPAASRRSAQPAR; from the coding sequence ATGGCTCAGCCTTACGAAGAACGCAACAGCGCCGCGAAAACCCGTCGTCAGCAGGAAGACCAGCGCCGCATGGAATTTCGCCGCGCGATCGAAGATCGCTTCGAACTCCGTCAGCTTCAGGCCGAAATCGGCGACTTTCCCGAGATCAATCACTGGCAGGCAGCACCGGCAGCTTCCCGTCGAAGCGCTCAACCAGCGCGCTGA
- the hexR gene encoding transcriptional regulator HexR: MNLLQHIAQSRHLLRKSELKVADHVLLDPAAVMHSSMADLAHSVGISEPTIVRFCRAIGCSGFQDLKLKLAQSLAAGASFGQFAIHEDDSVADYSLKIFDTTLHTLMEVREKLDPVELQRAVTLMSQAQRVEFYGFGASGAVAADAQHKFFRLLLTAAAYSDPHMQAMSAVTLKPTDVAICISQSGRSKDLLITANLVRESGASLITLCPSQTPLAELSTVNLAIDVHEDTEIYTPLTSRIAHLVVIDVLAMGVAMARGPSLVNHLKSVKRSLRSLRLSPKAVKALDD; the protein is encoded by the coding sequence TTGAATCTGCTGCAACACATCGCCCAGTCACGTCACCTGTTACGCAAGTCGGAGCTCAAGGTCGCCGACCACGTGCTGCTTGACCCTGCGGCAGTGATGCACAGTTCCATGGCTGACCTGGCGCACAGCGTTGGCATCAGTGAGCCAACCATCGTGCGCTTCTGTCGCGCCATCGGTTGTTCGGGTTTTCAGGATCTGAAACTGAAACTGGCGCAGAGCCTGGCCGCCGGTGCCAGTTTTGGCCAGTTCGCGATCCACGAAGACGACTCGGTCGCCGATTACAGCCTGAAAATTTTCGACACAACCCTGCACACCTTGATGGAGGTTCGCGAGAAGCTCGATCCGGTGGAGTTGCAGCGCGCGGTGACCCTGATGTCCCAGGCGCAGCGTGTCGAGTTCTACGGCTTTGGCGCGTCGGGCGCGGTGGCAGCCGATGCGCAGCACAAGTTCTTCCGTTTGCTGCTGACCGCAGCGGCGTATTCCGATCCGCACATGCAGGCGATGTCGGCAGTGACGCTGAAACCGACCGACGTGGCGATCTGCATTTCCCAGTCCGGGCGTTCGAAAGATCTGCTGATCACTGCCAATCTGGTGCGTGAGAGCGGTGCGTCGCTGATCACCTTGTGCCCGAGCCAGACGCCGTTGGCGGAATTGTCGACGGTCAACCTCGCAATCGATGTTCACGAAGACACTGAAATCTATACGCCGCTGACGTCGCGCATTGCTCACCTGGTGGTGATCGACGTGCTGGCGATGGGCGTGGCCATGGCGCGGGGTCCGAGCCTGGTCAACCACCTCAAGAGCGTGAAGCGCAGTCTGCGTAGCCTTCGACTGTCCCCGAAAGCCGTGAAGGCTCTCGACGATTAA